GCAAGGTAATATAAAGAAACTGCTCCCAACTATTAGCACCATCAAGTTCTGCGGCTTCGTAAAGGGTTTGGGGGATGTCCTGTAAAGCTGCTAAATAAATCACCATAAAAAACGGTGCTGTTGACCAAATATTCATGATCATAATCCCTTTGAGGGCAACAGATGGATCTCCTAACCAATTATAAATAGGTAATTTTAGGAAAGCTAAAAAATTGTTTAGGAGTCCATTTGTGTTATAAATCCACATAAAAATTAGTGTCAATACGGCGGAAGATGTGACTGTTGGTAAAAAGTAAAGAATTCGCCACCAATTTTTCCCGCGAATGCCAGAATTGAGTGTTACAGCTAAACCTAAAGCTAAAATAGTTTGAGTGGGAACAACAATGGCTACATATTCTGCGGTATTTTTTAAAGCAATTCCTACTCTTTCATCTGTTAGCAATCTTTGGAAATTACCTAATCCGAAAAACTGGTAATGAATCCCTCCTAGCATTTGCACTTTGTGTAAGGAAAGAAATACGGCATAGAGTATAGGTAAAATTACAAATGTGCCTAAAACTAAAATACTGGGAGTTATGAATAAATAAGCTGTTAAATTTTGTTTGATTTGTCTATTACAGTGATTTTCTGGTAAATGAAACACATTTTTATATCTCACGCAAAGGCGCAATCACGCTTCGTGATCTCGAAGAGTAGGCGCAAAGGAAGAAAGGAATAGAAAAATTGGAGTCGGGTACAAGTTTTAATTACAAACACTACATATCTGCCTGAATTTGTTGATTGGCTGCATTTTGCGCTTTTAACATTGCTTGTTTTAATGGTTGTTGTCCTAGCAAAACACTAATAAATTGATTATCAAAGTTGTTGATAATTGCGGCGGGATACTTGCCTAATTGCCAGGGTGTGGCATAATTAACTCCTGCTACTAATGATGCTCTAAGAGGGTCTTGATCATAGCCTAATTGCTGTGCTACTGATTTACGAGCCGGTAATGCAAATCCTTTGCTTGTCCATTTTTTCATGCCTTCTTTTCCTGTTAGATAGGAAATAAGTTTCCAAGCTGCAAGTTTATGCTGTGTTTGTTTATTCATGACATAAGCAACAGTAAAAACCATTGTAGATTTCTGATGATTAATTTTAGGAATCTCTGCTGTGGCAAATTCTAGTTTGGGAAAGGTTTCTTGCAAATAGGGAATTGCCCAATTCCCCTCAATTACCATTGCTACCTTATTTTGTCCAAACATTTCACTCCCTGAATTTGTACCGACATCAGATTTTTGAGCGGAAGAACGGTCTTTTTGATATTGATTAATGACTAATTCTAAACCTTGCAAACCTGGATCATTGGCAAAGGTAGCATAACCATTTTTATCAATAATTTCTCCGCCAAAAGCTGTAATTTTATATGCCTGACGGGCTAATTCGGGAATTTCACCAAAGCCATATTTATTCAGTTTGCCTGTTAATTGTTTGGCATAGGTACGGAGTTGTTCCCATGTGGTTGGTGGATTGGTTAAACCAATTTGAGTAAATGCTTGTTTGTTATAAAATAGGGCTAGGGTGGAATAGTCTTTAGGTAAACCATAAATATGATTTTGGTAGGTAAAATTGTTGAGGAGGTTGGGTTCTATGTCTGTGATGTCAAATTTGGGGTTAATGTATTTATCAAGGGGTTCTAGGACATTCTGACCCATTAAAAAAGGGGCTTCTAAAGCGTCAAGATAAAATACATCTGGTGCGGCTTCTCCTACTAGGCGGGTTTTAATCACATCCATATATTGATCGGCGATCGCTTCATATTTGACTTTGATCTGGGACTGCTGCCTTTCAAAGTCTTGGATTACCTGTTTTAACAGTGTTTGTTCTAGGGGATTACCTGTCCAACCACTGAGTTTGACGGTAATGGGTGGGGGTGATTTTGGTAATAGCAAATTATGACAACTAATAAGAGCGATCGCTATTGTTATTACCAATCCTAAAAAGTTAAATAATCTCTTTTTTCTCACAATTTAATTGAGATTAATTCTGAGTTGATATGGTCACTAATTTATTTCCCCTGCTGATATAGATCATCTTTCTAGAGGATGGTTTTATAGCAATAAGATCCCCGACTTCTTTAAGAAGTCGGGGATCTGACTCTTGCAATGTATACCTACGGCACGCTACGCTATCACAAATCAAATAAGATTACTATATTTCCTTAACTGCTCAGTATTGCATCACTTTTTGATCATTAAATTTCTAGATTTCTCTACCAAACGCATAAACTCACCCCGATAGCCCTCCTGATCTTCCCCCTGACCTTGAGTTGCTAATTTCATCACCAAATCATAGTTAGCATTCCCTTTGTATTCAGAATCACGTAATATCATCCCAAAAGTTGCCACAGCAGCCGCAAATCTCAAATTAGTGGCGGGGATTTGGTCAACTTTGAATTCACTATCTTTGATAGTTTGGGTAACTGTAAGGGTTTAACAACTAATCTACGATTTTTATCTTCGATGAGGTTTAACTAAACAGGCTTGATGACAACGACACCATAAGCATCTGGGGACAGATAATCTTTTGTAGCTTGGATTAAATCAGTGGCTGCTTGTGCTTGAATATATTGGGGGTAATTAAAGGCTGGTTCTAAGTCACCAATCAATGACTGATAATAACCATACAACCCAGCGCGATCGCTTGGTGTTTCATTTCCAAATATAAACCGATTAGCTACTCGTTGTTGAACACGGGCAATTTCTGATTCTTTGACAAATTCTGTTTGTAATCTGCGAAGATGTTGAATAATTCCTGCTTCCACAGCCGCTAAATTTTCTACATCACATTTAGCAGAAATCGAAAACACACCTTGCAATAAATTATTCATATTACTCACAGAAATTGAAGATACCAATCCCTGTTCTTCCCGTAAATCTCGCACTAATCTAGATGTTCTCCCATGTCCTAAAATACCCGCCACAACATCAAGCGCATAAGTTTCATCTAACTCCATCAATCCAGGAACTCGCCACATCATCACTAATCTTGCTTGTTGGAGAGTTTCATCAACAACTTCTCGACGAACTATTTGTGTAAATGCAGGTTCAGGAATTGCTGCTGTTTGTGTTAGTTTATTGGTCGTTTGTTGATAATTTTTATTAAATTCTTCCGCAATAATTTCTACTAATTCTTCTACTGGTAAATTACCCACAGCAACTGCTGTAATTGACTGAGGTTGATACCAATGAGCATGAAAATCTCGCATCTGTTGCGGTTTAACTTGAGAAATAACAGATTCAGGTCCCAGCACAGGACGACGATAGGGTAAGGAATCAAAAGCAGTTTCCATGACATGACGATAAATTCGTCGTCTAGGATTATCTTCAGAACGTCTAATTTCTTCTAAAACTACTAATCGTTCCCGTTCAAAAGCATCATCAGGAATGCTCGGATTACAAACAACATCTATTTGCAAAGGAGCTAATTCGGCAAAATCTTTAGGCGCAGTTGTGGTGTAATAGTGGGTGTAATCTTGGCTAGTAGCAGCATTAGTCACCGCACCGCGCTCTTCAATCCGGCGTTCAAATTCACCACTAATGAGTTTCTGCGTACCCTTAAAAATCATGTGTTCTAAAAAGTGAGCCATACCATTAATAGCATCTGACTCCATTGCAGAACCGGTTTTTACCCAGAGGTTAAGATTAACCGCGTCTATCGGCATTTGTTCGGCGATAATCGTCAAACCGTTGGGTAAATAGTGCAGCGTAGGTGCATTAAGGCGTGGAAATTTCAGCAGAGTTGATGTCATTGGTTGTGGTGAGTGAAGAGCTATGTTACTTTTTCTATATTACAACTTTCTTGATGGTGTAAACCTTTTGCGGACAAGAAGTCAGAATTAAACGCAGATAAACGCAGATGAACACAGATAATTTTAGTCCTTTAGATTTCTAATTTTCCAGTTTTGTTGTATTTTTGCAAAATTCCTATCACAACTGCTGGTATTTCTAAATGAGGCAGAATTCCCGTATCGGGTATTTCATGAAAACCCTGAATTGCCTCAGTATTTAAATTTGCTAACCGTCGTCCTAATTGCATATTTGTAAATTGGGCATTTTCGCCCCACAACATCACAGTGGGAACTTGAAGTTGTTGAATATATAAACTCAAATCAAAATACAAATTTCCTCGTAAAAAAGACAAAGCTGCAAACTTAGCTTGATATCTTTGTGCAGAACTTAAATAAGCTGACACCATTTCTTGTGTCACTCTTTCCGGTTTAGCAAATAGAAAACTCTGCAAAAAGTTTCTCACTGCAATTTCATTTTCTGCACCTAAAGCATAAATTAAATTATCTACTAACGGTGTATTAATTAAAGAAAGTGGTAATCTTCTCCCTGCACCTTCTCCAAAATCATTAAAACCCGCAGGACAAACTAAAAATAAAGCGTTGAATAAATCGGGATAAGTAACAGCCAGACGAATAGTAAAAGCCGCAGTTAAAGAAGATGCTATGACGGTTACAGGTTGATCACAAGTTTGCGAAATGAACTCAAGAATCGTCGTTAAATAATCTTCAATTTGATAATCTCTCACAGGGTGAGCAGATTTTCCCCAGCCAATTAAATCCGGGGCTAAAATTCGATATTTTGACGCATAAGCTGGGTAAATTTTTGACCATTCATAAGCAGACGCACCACCACCAAAGTTATGTAGAAACAATAATGGTGGTAAATCTTGATTTTTGGTATTTTCCCAAGGAGTGCTAATTTGGGTATAATAAACCATTGCCCCCAAAGATGTATGAATGAATTTACTACCAAAACCCGGAGGTTGAAATTTCAGCATAATTATGAAAGTGAATCCTTGGTAATTTGTACAAGTTGATTTATATTGTCGTTACTAATATTATACGCAGCCCCAAACCCAATTACAAAACGTCCAGTCTTCGGTGTCAGTTGCAAAATCCGAAAATCTGGTAAATTGCGTAATGTAGAAATCAGTTCTCCAAAACGAAGCTGAAATTTATCAACAATTTGCTGCCATTTTTCAGTTTCCCTTTCTATCAAATTTGCGGTACAATCAAAGTTTAACCGCCGACGAGCAAAAATCTGTTTAGTTTTAATTTCGTCATCAATAAATAGAACACTTACAAAAGGATGATTTTGAATATTTTGCGTATGAGTAGCTAGTCCACTCACATAAATATAGATGTTCTTGTCATCATCCATCACAAAAGGAGCATAACTAGCATTAGGGATGCCTTGTGTATTTACCGTACTAATAATAATGCTGGTAAATTCTTCAGGAAATTTTTCATATTCAGCTTGGGCGTTGGC
The DNA window shown above is from Anabaena sp. WA102 and carries:
- a CDS encoding carbohydrate ABC transporter permease, with protein sequence MFHLPENHCNRQIKQNLTAYLFITPSILVLGTFVILPILYAVFLSLHKVQMLGGIHYQFFGLGNFQRLLTDERVGIALKNTAEYVAIVVPTQTILALGLAVTLNSGIRGKNWWRILYFLPTVTSSAVLTLIFMWIYNTNGLLNNFLAFLKLPIYNWLGDPSVALKGIMIMNIWSTAPFFMVIYLAALQDIPQTLYEAAELDGANSWEQFLYITLPLLQPVTFFVIAMGIIGTFQLFDQSYIFSGGTGGPNNATLTLVLLIYQTVFRNLQMGYGAAIAFLLASVIIILTLIQRQFFGGYKI
- a CDS encoding ABC transporter substrate-binding protein, which translates into the protein MRKKRLFNFLGLVITIAIALISCHNLLLPKSPPPITVKLSGWTGNPLEQTLLKQVIQDFERQQSQIKVKYEAIADQYMDVIKTRLVGEAAPDVFYLDALEAPFLMGQNVLEPLDKYINPKFDITDIEPNLLNNFTYQNHIYGLPKDYSTLALFYNKQAFTQIGLTNPPTTWEQLRTYAKQLTGKLNKYGFGEIPELARQAYKITAFGGEIIDKNGYATFANDPGLQGLELVINQYQKDRSSAQKSDVGTNSGSEMFGQNKVAMVIEGNWAIPYLQETFPKLEFATAEIPKINHQKSTMVFTVAYVMNKQTQHKLAAWKLISYLTGKEGMKKWTSKGFALPARKSVAQQLGYDQDPLRASLVAGVNYATPWQLGKYPAAIINNFDNQFISVLLGQQPLKQAMLKAQNAANQQIQADM
- a CDS encoding YfbK domain-containing protein, with translation MKDSEFKVDQIPATNLRFAAAVATFGMILRDSEYKGNANYDLVMKLATQGQGEDQEGYRGEFMRLVEKSRNLMIKK
- a CDS encoding M16 family metallopeptidase is translated as MTSTLLKFPRLNAPTLHYLPNGLTIIAEQMPIDAVNLNLWVKTGSAMESDAINGMAHFLEHMIFKGTQKLISGEFERRIEERGAVTNAATSQDYTHYYTTTAPKDFAELAPLQIDVVCNPSIPDDAFERERLVVLEEIRRSEDNPRRRIYRHVMETAFDSLPYRRPVLGPESVISQVKPQQMRDFHAHWYQPQSITAVAVGNLPVEELVEIIAEEFNKNYQQTTNKLTQTAAIPEPAFTQIVRREVVDETLQQARLVMMWRVPGLMELDETYALDVVAGILGHGRTSRLVRDLREEQGLVSSISVSNMNNLLQGVFSISAKCDVENLAAVEAGIIQHLRRLQTEFVKESEIARVQQRVANRFIFGNETPSDRAGLYGYYQSLIGDLEPAFNYPQYIQAQAATDLIQATKDYLSPDAYGVVVIKPV
- a CDS encoding alpha/beta fold hydrolase, translated to MLKFQPPGFGSKFIHTSLGAMVYYTQISTPWENTKNQDLPPLLFLHNFGGGASAYEWSKIYPAYASKYRILAPDLIGWGKSAHPVRDYQIEDYLTTILEFISQTCDQPVTVIASSLTAAFTIRLAVTYPDLFNALFLVCPAGFNDFGEGAGRRLPLSLINTPLVDNLIYALGAENEIAVRNFLQSFLFAKPERVTQEMVSAYLSSAQRYQAKFAALSFLRGNLYFDLSLYIQQLQVPTVMLWGENAQFTNMQLGRRLANLNTEAIQGFHEIPDTGILPHLEIPAVVIGILQKYNKTGKLEI
- a CDS encoding HugZ family pyridoxamine 5'-phosphate oxidase codes for the protein MSQFANAQAEYEKFPEEFTSIIISTVNTQGIPNASYAPFVMDDDKNIYIYVSGLATHTQNIQNHPFVSVLFIDDEIKTKQIFARRRLNFDCTANLIERETEKWQQIVDKFQLRFGELISTLRNLPDFRILQLTPKTGRFVIGFGAAYNISNDNINQLVQITKDSLS